The following DNA comes from Mucilaginibacter jinjuensis.
AACACAAAGTTAAACTCTGGTTTTTGTTGACTAAACATAGCATGGTTTATTTTGCTGCCCAGATGGATTCGGGAAATGCATACTTTGTAATAACAGCAAATGATTTTGAAAGCATTTTCAAAGAAAACTATACACCGCTGTTTCATTACGTTAACTCCATCGTGAAAGACCGCGATCTGGCTAAAGACACATTATCCGATCTTTTCCTGAATCTTTGGCAACAGAAAGACAAGTTACAGATACAGCAACTCAAGCCTTACCTGTTTCGTGCTGCACGAAATGGTGCATTGAAATCATTGAATCTTTCGAGTCAAACCGCACAATTCTCTGACGAGTTGTTTGAAATCCCTACAGACACTTACAATCCGTTAGAGCGATTTGTAGCCAAGCAGTCCATCAAAATTGTTCAGGAGCTTATCCAAAAATTACCAGTGGCGCGCCGTGAAATGATCGAACTTCGTTTACTCGGCCTCAAAAATTATGAGATTGCCGATATTATGGATATATCTGAAAAGAAAGTAGAATACAATATGCGCGAAGCCATTGAACATTTAAGCACAATGGTACATCACGGTAATTTCGATAAAGCAACCATCGCCGGTGGGCTGATGTTGCTCACTATCATTCTGCACTTCCCCTCTTAAAATGTAATCACTCTAAAACAAACTCTATACCTAAGCCAGATTAATCTGGCTTTTTTGTTTTTAGTGGTTTACAAAATATTAACACAC
Coding sequences within:
- a CDS encoding sigma-70 family RNA polymerase sigma factor codes for the protein MLTKHSMVYFAAQMDSGNAYFVITANDFESIFKENYTPLFHYVNSIVKDRDLAKDTLSDLFLNLWQQKDKLQIQQLKPYLFRAARNGALKSLNLSSQTAQFSDELFEIPTDTYNPLERFVAKQSIKIVQELIQKLPVARREMIELRLLGLKNYEIADIMDISEKKVEYNMREAIEHLSTMVHHGNFDKATIAGGLMLLTIILHFPS